From Desulfonatronovibrio hydrogenovorans DSM 9292:
GATTCCTGCAGATAAGTGTGGCTGTGGGTGAAGGGGCCATAGCTGGTCATTCGGCTATAACCTATCTGAAAAAAACCAATAACTGACGGTCATGAGATAATCCTGCCATGTCTGAATTTGAACTTGAACTGACCCGGGAGGAAAAGGATTTCCTTAAGGAAACGGCCCTGCAGGGCATCAGGTCAGGTTTTGAGCCTGGACTGACCTTTCCTGACCCGCCTACGGAAAAGCTGAAGGAAAAGCTGGGAGCATTTGTCACCCTGAAAAAGAGAGGCATGCTCAGGGGGTGTATAGGAAATATTGTGGCAGACACTCCTTTATGGAAGACCATTGCCAGGATGGGTGTCCAGGCTGCTTTCAATGATCCCAGGTTCCCCCCCTTGAAGAAGAGTGAGCTGGAAGAAATCAGCCTGGAAATATCCATACTCAGTCCCCTGGTCCCTGTTGATGATCTGGAAAAGATTGAGCCTGGCAGGCATGGACTGCTGATCAGAAAAGGACCCTACAGTGGACTGCTGCTTCCCCAGGTGGCCAGGGAATACGGGTGGGACCGGGAAACCTTTTTAAGTCAGACCTGTGGCAAAGCAGGCCTGGACCGGAGTTGCTGGAAAGATCCTGACACGGAAATATTCTGGTTTGTGGCAGTTGTATTTTAACCATTTTTACTATGTGGAGTTGAAACGTGAATGGTGATGCTGAAAATACAGCCCGAAAACAGGGGCAGTTCCAGATATCCTGCTTTTATGTGGGCCAGGCCCTGTGTGGTATTGATATCAGTTATGTGCAGGAGATAAACAAGCAGGTCCATTTCACAGCTGTTCCTCATTCCCCGGAATATGTCGTGGGGATAATGAATTTAAGGGGCAAGATTGTCACCATAATAGACCTTGGAAAAAAGCTGGGCATTGATTCCTGCACGGACATTACCGATCAGACCAGGATCATCATTGTCAGTTCCCGGCGTGAATTCATTGGACTGCTGGTGGATAAAGTCACAGACGTGGTCCTTGCCGACTGGGAAGACGTGTCTCCCCCTCCTGCCAATATCAGGGGGGTTAACGGCAGGTTTTTTCAGGGAGTTTATAAGCCGGGCAACAGACTGGTAGCCATACTGGATGTGGAAGAGGTGCTGGGAGATGAATAATTTTTTCCAGTCCAGCCAGGACATTACTTCCAGCCCGGAATTCTGCAGGGATTGACTCAGGAGTGGCCTTGGACAGACGTTTCCGATCACCGCAGATCCTGATAGTGGATGATTCTCCACTGAACAGGAAGCTGCTGAAGGTCCTTTTGGGCGGTGCCGGATACAGTACCCTGGAGGCCGGAGATGGCAGGCAGGCTGTGCAGGAAGCACAAAAGCACAGGCCGGACCTGATTCTTCTGGATGTGGTCATGCCGGTCTTTGACGGATTCCAGACCTGCGCTGAACTGAAGGCTAATCCCCGGACCAGGGATATTCCGGTTATTTTTATTTCTTCCCTCAATGATACAGAGAATATTGTCAAGGGGCTGGAACTTGGTGGCGTGGATTATATTGGCAAGCCTTTTGCCAGGACTGAAGTGCTGGCCAGGATTCGGGTCCATCTGGAGCTGAAGTTTGCCAGGGAAAGGCTTGTAGAAGCCCAGGTCAGCCGGTTTGCTGATCTCAAGGAAGCCCAGGAGTCTTTTCTGGTTGATCCTGAGAAGATGTCCGAGGCAGGCTTCAGGTATATTTACCGCCCAGTTCTTGAGGCTGGGGGGGATTTTCTGGATGTCATCAGGATCGGCCAGGATACGTACGTTTATATAGTGGCTGACATCAGCGGGCATAACCTTGGCACAGCATATATGACCTCTGCCCTGAAGGTGCTTTTTGACCAGAACATCAATGCCTTTACCTCGGTTGATGAAGGGCTCAAGATGATCAATGCAGTGCTCAACAGGATATTTAAGCCAACCCAGCACCTTACCGCGTCATTTCTGGTTGTGAACAGACACCAGAACCTGGTGGACCTGTATAATGCCGGGCACCTTCCTGTAATTCATGTCCGGAAAAAAAACAGCCAGGCCGAAGTGCTGGAGGCAGAGGGGGATATTCTGGGACCCTTTGAACAGGTTGAATTTTTTCCCAAATCCCATGCTGTCGAGCCGGGTGACCGGTTTTATCTCTTTACTGACGGACTGGTGGAAACTTCGGGAACCAGTTCACGGCAAAGGGCTCAAGGCATCGGGGCCATCCTGGATCTGGCTGCCAGAAGTATGGATTTTTCATTAAATGAATCCGTGGAATTTATTTTTGACCGGATCTGTCCTGATAAATCCCTGCTGATAGACGATATCATTCTCCTTGGAACGGAAGTCTGATGGGTTTTGAATGCAGGTTGGAACAGACAGCGCTGGACTGCAGTTTTACTGCTGAAACCGTGCTGGTGGAAAAGGTGCTGGAGCAGATGGAAACTTTTTTGTCCCGGAAGTGTGATGCAAAGACCTATTTCAAGGTGGCCCTGGTTCTGCGTGAGTCACTCAACAATGCAGTGATCCATGGGGCAGGCCAGGACCAATCCCTGCGGGTAGGCTGCCGGGCTGCTCTGTCTGAAAACAGGGTGCTGTTTGAAATATCCAGTCCCGGTCAGGGCTTTGACTGGGAGGTCTGTATGGCTGAGAGTCCGGTGGGAAGTACCTCTCCCGGAGGCTGGGGCCTGTTTCTTATCAAGGAATATTCAGACGGTTTTGAGTACAGTGAATCCGGCCGGGTTCTAAAATTCTGGTTTGACCTGGACTGCCAAGAAAAATCCCCTCAGAAAGACAAACCTTAAATTCCGGATCAGCAACCAGCTGGAGAAGAAATGAAGCTAAAGGTTCTGGTGGTCGATGACACCATTGTTTATCGCAAGATACTGAGCGACGTGCTCAACGGCTTTCCCAATGTTGAAGTGGTGGGAACCGCTGGAAACGGCAAGATCGCCCTGAGCAGGATTGAGTCTTTAAGTCCGGACCTGGTCACCCTGGATGTTGAAATGCCCGTCATGGACGGAGTTGCCACCCTGGAGGAGATACACCGCAGGAAACTCGGGGTGGGAGTTATCATGGTCAGCACCCTGACGAAACGGGGCAGCGAGATCACCATGAAGGCCCTGGAACTTGGAGCTTTTGACTTTATTACCAAGCCGGACCGGGATGACCGGGAGGAAAACATCAGAATCCTGGAGACCGCCCTTGCGCCCAGGGTCAAGCACTTTTTAAAGCGTCTGGAAATCAAAAGGGCCTTTAAAAAAGGTCCAACCGGGCCGGTTGAGAAAAGACCGGCTGCCGGACTCCGGGACACTGGCCGGGCCAGCAGGCCAGGCCATGAAAAATCCGAGATTGTGGCCATAGGCATTTCCACGGGCGGTCCCAATGCCCTTGGGGCCATGCTTCCCATGCTGCCTGATCATCTCGGCGTCCCGGTGGTGGTTGTCCAGCATATGCCGGCCGTGTTTACCAGGTCTTTGTCCGAGAGTCTGGATGCCAAGTGTGTCCATAAGGTTAAGGAAGCTGAAGACGGAGAGATCTTGAGGCCCGATCATATTTACATCGCTCCCGGTGGCAGACAGACCAAGGTTGTTGCCGGAGCAGCCGGGAAAAAGATTTTTCGGGTGACTGACGACCCTCCGGAAAACAACTGCAAGCCTGCAGCTGATTATCTGTTTCGGTCCGTGGCCAGGGAGTACGGCAGCAGGGCCACAGGAGTGATCATGACTGGAATGGGGGGTGACGGCACCCTGGGTCTTAAAGTCATGAAGTCTTTTGGAGCAGTGGTCATTGGCCAGGATGAAGAGACCTGTGTGGTCTATGGCATGCCCAAGATAGCCTTTGAAGCCGGAGTAGTGGATGTTGTGGCCCCGTTGAACAGAATCGCCTCAGAAATTGCTGCCACCGTTAAAAGATGAAGATTTCTCCTGATGAGCTGAAGGTTATAGCTCAATACATTTATAACCTTTCCGGTATTTATCTTGATCAGAGCAAGGCCTATCTTTTGGAGAACAGGCTTAAACCTCTCCTGGTTCAGGAAAAGGCGGCCAGTTTTGGTGAGCTCTATTATAAAGCCAGGTCGGACAGCTCCAAGAAGCTGGAAAAGGCCTTTATTGATGCTGTTACCACCAAGGAGACCCTGTTCTTCCGGGA
This genomic window contains:
- a CDS encoding response regulator yields the protein MDRRFRSPQILIVDDSPLNRKLLKVLLGGAGYSTLEAGDGRQAVQEAQKHRPDLILLDVVMPVFDGFQTCAELKANPRTRDIPVIFISSLNDTENIVKGLELGGVDYIGKPFARTEVLARIRVHLELKFARERLVEAQVSRFADLKEAQESFLVDPEKMSEAGFRYIYRPVLEAGGDFLDVIRIGQDTYVYIVADISGHNLGTAYMTSALKVLFDQNINAFTSVDEGLKMINAVLNRIFKPTQHLTASFLVVNRHQNLVDLYNAGHLPVIHVRKKNSQAEVLEAEGDILGPFEQVEFFPKSHAVEPGDRFYLFTDGLVETSGTSSRQRAQGIGAILDLAARSMDFSLNESVEFIFDRICPDKSLLIDDIILLGTEV
- a CDS encoding ATP-binding protein, whose translation is MGFECRLEQTALDCSFTAETVLVEKVLEQMETFLSRKCDAKTYFKVALVLRESLNNAVIHGAGQDQSLRVGCRAALSENRVLFEISSPGQGFDWEVCMAESPVGSTSPGGWGLFLIKEYSDGFEYSESGRVLKFWFDLDCQEKSPQKDKP
- a CDS encoding chemotaxis protein CheW, whose protein sequence is MNGDAENTARKQGQFQISCFYVGQALCGIDISYVQEINKQVHFTAVPHSPEYVVGIMNLRGKIVTIIDLGKKLGIDSCTDITDQTRIIIVSSRREFIGLLVDKVTDVVLADWEDVSPPPANIRGVNGRFFQGVYKPGNRLVAILDVEEVLGDE
- the amrA gene encoding AmmeMemoRadiSam system protein A yields the protein MSEFELELTREEKDFLKETALQGIRSGFEPGLTFPDPPTEKLKEKLGAFVTLKKRGMLRGCIGNIVADTPLWKTIARMGVQAAFNDPRFPPLKKSELEEISLEISILSPLVPVDDLEKIEPGRHGLLIRKGPYSGLLLPQVAREYGWDRETFLSQTCGKAGLDRSCWKDPDTEIFWFVAVVF
- a CDS encoding protein-glutamate methylesterase/protein-glutamine glutaminase: MKLKVLVVDDTIVYRKILSDVLNGFPNVEVVGTAGNGKIALSRIESLSPDLVTLDVEMPVMDGVATLEEIHRRKLGVGVIMVSTLTKRGSEITMKALELGAFDFITKPDRDDREENIRILETALAPRVKHFLKRLEIKRAFKKGPTGPVEKRPAAGLRDTGRASRPGHEKSEIVAIGISTGGPNALGAMLPMLPDHLGVPVVVVQHMPAVFTRSLSESLDAKCVHKVKEAEDGEILRPDHIYIAPGGRQTKVVAGAAGKKIFRVTDDPPENNCKPAADYLFRSVAREYGSRATGVIMTGMGGDGTLGLKVMKSFGAVVIGQDEETCVVYGMPKIAFEAGVVDVVAPLNRIASEIAATVKR